The nucleotide sequence ATGGGCAGACCTTCCGCGACTTCACCGCGCGCCACACCGACGAGGAGCTGCGCGAGCTGCTGGCAGGAGCGCCGGTCGGGCCGGTCGCGCGTGACGCCTCCCCGGGTCGTCCGCCCCACGGCGTCGACGCCTAGAACAAAGCCCGCGTCGGGCGTCGGCGGCGGATCCCGCCTCCGCCGTCGTGTGACACTGTGAGATGAGCGCCTCCGTTTGACAAGCGCCTCCCGGCCGACGTACCTTCAGCCCTCGATGACCATCAACGGCACGGCGTACATCGCCGGAATCTACGAGCATCCCACGCGGAAGGCCGACGACAAGTCGCTGGCGCAGCTCCACGCCGAAGTCGCGAAAGGTGCGCTGGAGGATGCCGGTCTCAGCAAGCAGGACGTCGACGGATATTTCTGCGCCGGTGACGCGCCCGGGCTCGGCCCGCTCTCCATGGTGGACTACATGGGGCTCAAGGTCCGGCACGTCGACGCCACCGAGACCGGGGGCTCGTCCTACGTGCTCCACGTCGGGCACGCGGCCGAGGCGATCGCGGCGGGCAAATGCAGCGTGGCGCTGGTCACGCTGGCCGGCCGGCCCCGCGCCGAGGGCATGGCGACGGGCACAGCGCCGCGCAACTACGGCGCCGCCGCACCCGACGTCCAGTTCGAGTACCCCTTCGGCCCCACGGTCGTGAACATGTACGCCATGTGCGCCATGCGCCACATGTACGAGTACGGGACGACGAGCCAGCAGCTGGCCTGGATCAAGGTGGCGGCGTCACATCACGCCCAGCACAACCCGCATGCGTTGCTGCGCGACGTCGTGACCGTCGAGGAGGTCGTGGCCTCGCCCATGATCGCCGATCCGCTGCATCGCCTCGATTGCTGTGTGATCACCGACGGCGGCGGCGCGCTCGTGGTCGTGAGCCCCGACGTGGCCAAGCGGCTGTCGCGGCCGCGCGTCAAGGTCCGGGGCGCGGGCGAGGCCCCGAAGTACCAGATGGGCGGCAAGGTCGATCTCACGTACTCGGGCGCGGTGTGGTCGGGGCCGGCCGCCTTCGGCGAGGCCGCGGTCACCCCCGCCGACATCAAGTACGTGTCGATCTACGACAGCTTCACCATCACCGTGCTCATGACGCTCGAAGATCTCGGCTTCTGCGCCAAAGGGCAGGGCGGCAAGTTCGTGGCCGAGGGCAACCTCATTTCGGGCACGGGCAAGCTGCCGTTCAACACCGACGGCGGCGGTCTCTGCAACAACCACCCGGCCAATCGAGGGGGCATGACGAAGGTGATCGAAGCCGTGCGACAGCTTCGCGGCGAAGCGCACCCGAAGGTCCAGGTGAAGAACTGCGGCCTCGCGCTGGCGCACGGCACCGGCGGCTCGCTCGGCACGCGACACGTCAGCGCGACGCTGATCATGGAA is from Candidatus Rokuibacteriota bacterium and encodes:
- a CDS encoding thiolase domain-containing protein, which encodes MTINGTAYIAGIYEHPTRKADDKSLAQLHAEVAKGALEDAGLSKQDVDGYFCAGDAPGLGPLSMVDYMGLKVRHVDATETGGSSYVLHVGHAAEAIAAGKCSVALVTLAGRPRAEGMATGTAPRNYGAAAPDVQFEYPFGPTVVNMYAMCAMRHMYEYGTTSQQLAWIKVAASHHAQHNPHALLRDVVTVEEVVASPMIADPLHRLDCCVITDGGGALVVVSPDVAKRLSRPRVKVRGAGEAPKYQMGGKVDLTYSGAVWSGPAAFGEAAVTPADIKYVSIYDSFTITVLMTLEDLGFCAKGQGGKFVAEGNLISGTGKLPFNTDGGGLCNNHPANRGGMTKVIEAVRQLRGEAHPKVQVKNCGLALAHGTGGSLGTRHVSATLIMERE